tattttattttgttttccacttcaGGAGCGAGAGCAgaaggcagaagaagaaaggattCGAATGGAAAATATCTTGAGTGGCAACCCCCTAATTAACTTGGCCGGCCAGCAGCAACAGAACCAAGCTCAAAATACATTTAGAGTCAAAAGGAGGTAAATTtctcagacagaaaacatttgtgagtgtgtgtgttgtttatCACCAGCAGTAACCTTCTCATGCATCATCTCTTTAGGTGGGATGACGATGTGGTGTTTAAAAATTGTGCCAAAGGAGTGGATGAGGCACGGAAAGAGAAACGCTTCATCAACGATACGCTGCGCTCAGAGTTCCACAAgaaatttatggaaaaatatgtaaagtaAAGGACTTGCTCTGTGCTTTATTGGATCATTTGTATCATCTTTGGTCTACAACCCTCAAATGGTAGACAGCATCTGCTGCCATTGAAATTCATTAGACCTTGCAGAGTAAACAGGTAAATGGCTGTATATAAATGAGGTGCATCctttgtttaaattttgtgagaacgttttaaaatgtgatttaacatttatttctgtggtttattttttatttcaataaacaatgACTTGGCTCACAGTGTGTTTCCTGTGAAATGTCTCTTCAAATATAATTCTCAGTTGAATGTCAAACAGAACATTAAAATCTTTCCTttaggaaattattttatgtctttttatggtaaaatactTGCTAGTAATGCTTTGTGTTCCTTGGTAAAAATCAATACACTCGAGGTATCTGAATAAAGGGGGATTAATTGaaatacatgccacacttttcaaattttaatttgtaaaaaaatgattttgtgacCTATCATCATTAAACTACCAGAAAAAGTTATGTGACAGCTTCACCATATTAAACTTATCATATTAAGTTTAATACAATCTCTCAATGAGTGTCCTTAACCTTTTCTGTCTAgttacatataaaaataattttttgcaatGATCTGAGTATCACATGAACTGCTAATATCCCAGACAACCGGCAGAGGGCGCCATCCTTCACAATGTCCTGTTTGTGACAGGGATTGGGAGGCTTCTGGGAAAAAATGGCAGCTTCCTTTTGTTTGTGAGGATTCGCTATGCTGGGAGTGAGCTTTTAAAGGCGGTGTTCAGCGGAAACTCCGGTCTACATCACGTTTTCGGAGCTCGTCCAGCCCTTTACTTAGACTTTTGAAGCAGGAGAAGATGGAGAAGAGCGGTAGCGTTGATAGTTTGGGCTCGAAACCCTCTTCCCGACAGCCAAGTGTTGATTCATTGTCCAGGTAGCAAAACCCTTCACATCttattgcttttaaatgtgggtaaaagtctgaaaattcATGCACTAATGAATATAGGGGCTTCTTAAACGTGTTTAATGTTTTCGTCCTCCAGTGTCTTGGGTGTAATTTTAGTAGCGAGTGTTTAAACTCCAATAATTAAGTCCGCTTCCTAAATTGTCACAAGACAATCAGAAGTCATTGAAATAGGACAAAAGCTTGGCTTGCATGTATCAGTTTTTCTCATTGTTTCCGAGTTCAGTTGGTTGTCTGATATAAAAGCTCATGGAAGCAATAAAACctctaaaacatttcatttaaaatccgAACTGTGTGTAAGACAGACATGGGCGTTGTGCATTCTGTGATGCCacctgctgttttattcagctCATTTTCACATTATATTCAAATACATAAAGTTCAAAATTATTCTAATTATAATTCAATACATTaaatgtggtgacagtggagaggaaccACTCGTTTTTAGcaagaagaaacctccagcaaaACCAGGCTTAGTTTGAGAATTTGAGAACCACAGAACCTGTAAGATACAGGAAACGTTGACTTGCTAGATAGAAATGGACATTTATTGTATTATCTAAGTACATTTCATATTGATTTATAGTGACATTGATAAATTCACAATAACAGCATTGCACAGCcttacagttaaatatttttaaataacttttaaagtaaTCACAATAGCTAGCATTGTGATCAGGAAAGCAATCCTAAAATATTAATTGAAGTTCTTAGTTATGTGACAATATGTGAAAGACTCATATGGGTGTAGTAGCTTTTAACTGTACGCTGCAGATCTATAGTAACTAGATTAATTTGATGCAAAAGGGGTATTAGCTGCAGAAGGCTGGTTGCATTCATACAGCCAGCAATTTATCGTCAAACATAAATCTAAGTTAAAGGAAGAAAGATTAAATCATGttcttctgtctttgttttgtccGTTCTCAGCACTTCCACCTCTCGCTCCGACCGCTCCGCCCAGGCCAAACCTCCGTCTGTTTTGTCCTCCGACTCTGTGTCGACGTCTGCAGAGTTTTCCCCTGAGCTCCGGGTTAGTTGCCTGCGTGCAGTTCATTGATATTCTGCAGCTtgataaaaatgagttttcatAACTAAAGCATCACTCTCCTCCTTTATGCATCCCCCAGGTGAAGCCCAAAGCCACTGCCAAGGTATGTTATCGTATAAGTTTCTGAGCCAAAATCAGCAACTTTTCAAACCTCTGAGTGAAACTTGTAAAGTTAATGTTGTAATGTTGCATTAGTTCTCCATGATTTATTTgggtattttaaaatgtttctataaatCTGTGGATATTTGAGATGGAATGACTGCTTTGCATGTTGGATGTTTTGTAGAAGGCACATAGGGACTCAGATAAAGAAGAACCACAGTTGCTTCCGAACGAAACCGTGCAAGATATGggtaatttatttccttttttgcttGGGATTTAAGGGGCtatcacagaaaataaactattaTCTTCAAATtactaaaaagataaaataaaatttcttgaATAATTGatctttatcttgtttttttggggtgtGGGGGTTTTGATAGCACATGACATTACCTACTTCTGTCCTTTCACTGGAGCGCTGAGGGGAACAGTGATGGTCACCAACTACAGGCTTTTCTTTAAGTCCATGGACAAGGTGCGTGTGGACCATGTTAAAGATGGAAACGCTGTTAAGTAGTTTGAAGAATTATTTTCGTTCTTTTGTTGCTCGTATCTAGGATCCGGCGTTTATGCTGGATTTACCTCTCGGAGTTGTAAGTCGAGTGGAAAAAATTGGAAATACTTCGAGCCGTGCTGACTCGTCATATGGAGTAGTTTGCAAGGTGATTACCTGGTGTTGTTTCATACTTAGAGGAAACTGGATGATTCATCACACATCACTTATTTAAAACCTTCATTTCTactgttgctcttttttttttttttgctattttgcaGGACATGCGCATTCTGCGATTTTCACACAAGCAGGTGGATGACACTCTCAAGAAGTCGATTTTTGAAGTTCTGATGAAATTCGCATTTCCTGTTTCCAACGGACTGGTGAGTCGCTTTCCAACTCACGGCTGCTGACGCATTGACGCAGCACAACCGCTTCATTTCTCCTCCTCACTACACAGCAAATCTTTGCCTTTGAATACGGGCAAGTTTTTCCTGAAAACGGATGGAAGGTGTACGATCCCATATCGGAGTATAAAAGACAGGTAATTCCAGGAGCACCGAGCTTTAATGTTTTGCTGAATCTTATTGGGAGCGTTCTTAccgatgtttgtttgttttttttttaattctcaggGTATACCCAATGAAAGCTGGAGGATAACGAAGGTAAACGACCACTTTGAGCTCTGCGACACATACCCATCCACTCTGGTGGTTCCGGTCAACATACCAGACGAAGAGCTGAAGAGAGTGGCAGCTTTTAGAGCGAAAGGCAGGATACCTGTGAGTAATCCATCCCGAACGTCCGCGACTTCGTCTCGCCGACGGTGCCAATGTTCTCCTGACCTTCATGTGGCAGGTGCTGTCATGGATCCACCCGGAGAGCCAGGCCACAGTGACGCGCTGCAGCCAGCCGACGGTCGGAGTGAACGGGAAGCGCAGCAAAGAGGATGAGAAATACCTGCAGGCGATCATGGATGCCAATGCTCAGTCCCATAAGCTTTTCATTTTCGATGCCAGACCGAGTGTCAACGCCGCTGCCAACAAGGTCGATgttatgaatttttaaaaagcagcttttactTGAATTTTATAGAAAGATATAATTAGAGCTGCTGGAATTAAGCAAAACCTGTTACAAAAACGGCAGCATGAATATAGAGGTATGACTATTTTTATATCGAGAAACAGTAATTTTATCAGCTCTTAAGCAAATCAAAGGTGACTTCATGCACTCTTTCATTAGCAGAAAAGATTATGCGGACATGCACATTATTGAAGTTACTCCTGTgtgaaaagtcttaaaataattgtcttttATTGTGGTTTCATTTCTACACTGCAAACTGAAAATATCACcttttaatgtgagaaaatctattattttgctatttttaatcTCTGCTACGCACAAGGAttctatgtttttaatgaagcgTGAATTGATTAAGGGCTGGGGGAAAAAACCTCTTTTTCTCGCTTCTGTTCTGCAGATGAAAGGCGGTGGATATGAAAGTGAGGACGCATATCAGAACGCTGAGCTCGTGTTCTTGGACATCCACAACATCCACGTCATGCGGGAGTCGCTGCGAAAACTCAAAGACTTAGTTTACCCCAACATCGAGGACTCCCATTGGCTGTCCAACCTGGAGTCCACTCACTGGCTCGAACACATCAAGGTGGGCAGGATTAATTACGAAAGCGAGCCACCCACTCGACATTTCTTAGCTACTCTgtgttcatttttctgctgGTGTGTTTTCAGCTGATCCTGGCCGGAGCGCTGAGGATCGCGGACAAGGTGGAGTCTGGGAAAACGTCCGTGGTGGTGCACTGCAGCGACGGCTGGGACCGGACCGCCCAGCTCACCTCTCTGTCCCTGCTCATGCTGGACGGTTACTACAGAACCATCCGCGGCTTCGAAGTGCTGCTCGAGAAAGAGTGGCTGAGTTTTGGACATCGCTTCCAGCAGGTAAACTGAAACGCTTTTatccctttaaaaataaaaaaaaataaaaaaataaagtttgtatgTTGTAGTTTAAAAATACGTAACCGACTTTTCTCATCATGGGTCTGTCAGCGTATCGGTCACGGCGATAAAAACCACAGCGATGCAGACCGCTCACCTGTCTTTATCCAGTTCATTGACTGTGTGTGGCAGTTGACTCGACAGGTAAGTGAAGGATAACCGCGTGAGACATTTCTGTGTGGAGAAAGTGACGCTTGGAAGATAATATgcatcttcttttttattattgaagtTTCCTGCAGCTTTTGAGTTTAACGAATACTTCCTGGTAACAATCCTGGATCATCTCTACAGCTGCCTGTTTGGGACATTCCTGTGTAACAGTGAACAGCAAAGGTTGAAGGAAGTAAGGGCCCTTTTGATTCTGTATTTAGTCACTTTTATTGCTAGAAGTTGCTGTCCACACTCCTTGACACATATGAAATCTAAAAACAtgcttcacattttgtgaaacatcaaatcctgttgcatttgtgtgtgttgctcAATATTTGTATAGTGAGTGTTTTTGGGGgtgaaaagtgtaaaatgttCAGATTGTATTGCGTTAGGACACAgtaaggcctttttttttttttcttcagtttttctctatGCTTCTTGTGTGGGATGAAAGTTTAATGCTTTTCGCAAAATTAAAACCTCCGAgttgtaaaaaatgtattagcTGGGATCAGTGCAAACTCAGGTTTAGAGTTCACCTCATCAACTTTCTAACCTAAATTTAGTCTCCACTTTATGTGCATCATGTATCTCTGCTGTACCTGCAAACTGGAACTGTGCAATATATTGAATTGCTGTCATCATCTCTAATtgctttatgtatatttatttgtgGTTGAGATGCTCACATTGACAGAAAATGGTGGCAAATAATA
The DNA window shown above is from Poecilia reticulata strain Guanapo linkage group LG14, Guppy_female_1.0+MT, whole genome shotgun sequence and carries:
- the mtmr2 gene encoding phosphatidylinositol-3,5-bisphosphate 3-phosphatase MTMR2, with translation MEKSGSVDSLGSKPSSRQPSVDSLSSTSTSRSDRSAQAKPPSVLSSDSVSTSAEFSPELRVKPKATAKKAHRDSDKEEPQLLPNETVQDMAHDITYFCPFTGALRGTVMVTNYRLFFKSMDKDPAFMLDLPLGVVSRVEKIGNTSSRADSSYGVVCKDMRILRFSHKQVDDTLKKSIFEVLMKFAFPVSNGLQIFAFEYGQVFPENGWKVYDPISEYKRQGIPNESWRITKVNDHFELCDTYPSTLVVPVNIPDEELKRVAAFRAKGRIPVLSWIHPESQATVTRCSQPTVGVNGKRSKEDEKYLQAIMDANAQSHKLFIFDARPSVNAAANKMKGGGYESEDAYQNAELVFLDIHNIHVMRESLRKLKDLVYPNIEDSHWLSNLESTHWLEHIKLILAGALRIADKVESGKTSVVVHCSDGWDRTAQLTSLSLLMLDGYYRTIRGFEVLLEKEWLSFGHRFQQRIGHGDKNHSDADRSPVFIQFIDCVWQLTRQFPAAFEFNEYFLVTILDHLYSCLFGTFLCNSEQQRLKEEIPKRTVSVWSYINSQLEEFTNPMYVNYSNQVLFPVVSLRHLELWSGYYIRWNPRMKPQEPIHQRHKELLAKRAELQKRVNELQREVTNRSASSSSERAGSPTRSITPVQTFV